A genomic segment from Leptolyngbya boryana PCC 6306 encodes:
- the rsmH gene encoding 16S rRNA (cytosine(1402)-N(4))-methyltransferase RsmH, whose translation MTLDFHHIPVLSREVIEGLAIQSGGHYLDATVGGGGHSALILAAADAVQLSAIDQDETAIAAAKAKLGDRVTFYHENFSEFDPGDTRFDGILADLGVSSVQLDVADRGFSFRQEAALDMRMDRRQELTAAEIVNHWEESKLADIFYTYGEERLSRRIAKRIVEQRPFKTTTELADAIAHSVPKQYRYGRIHPATRVFQGLRIAVNRELEVLETLIAKAPMWLKPGGRIAIISFHSLEDRIVKHRLKESELLTVLTKKPIIAQEDEIRENVRSRSAKLRIAERKAIDH comes from the coding sequence ATGACTTTAGATTTTCACCATATTCCAGTTTTGAGTCGCGAAGTGATCGAAGGTTTGGCGATTCAAAGCGGTGGACATTATTTGGATGCAACGGTTGGTGGTGGTGGGCATAGTGCGTTGATTTTGGCAGCGGCGGATGCGGTGCAGTTAAGCGCGATCGACCAGGATGAAACTGCGATCGCGGCAGCAAAAGCGAAATTAGGCGATCGTGTTACGTTCTATCACGAAAATTTCTCAGAATTTGATCCCGGTGATACACGATTTGATGGAATTTTGGCGGATTTGGGTGTGAGTTCGGTTCAGCTGGATGTGGCCGATCGCGGGTTTAGTTTTCGGCAGGAAGCGGCACTCGATATGCGGATGGATCGCAGGCAGGAGTTGACAGCTGCTGAGATTGTGAATCATTGGGAAGAGTCGAAGCTGGCTGATATTTTTTACACCTATGGCGAGGAGAGACTGTCGCGGCGAATTGCCAAGCGAATTGTCGAACAGCGACCGTTTAAGACGACGACGGAATTAGCGGATGCGATCGCACACTCCGTTCCGAAGCAATATCGATATGGTCGAATTCATCCGGCAACTCGCGTGTTTCAAGGATTGCGAATTGCAGTGAATCGAGAACTTGAGGTGTTGGAGACTTTGATTGCGAAAGCTCCGATGTGGCTAAAACCAGGCGGGCGGATTGCAATTATTAGTTTTCATAGTTTGGAAGATCGGATCGTTAAGCATCGACTGAAAGAGTCGGAACTTTTGACAGTACTCACAAAGAAGCCGATTATTGCCCAGGAGGATGAGATTCGGGAGAATGTCAGATCTCGATCGGCGAAGTTGCGAATTGCAGAGAGGAAAGCGATCGACCATTAA
- the ispE gene encoding 4-(cytidine 5'-diphospho)-2-C-methyl-D-erythritol kinase — protein sequence MRSYSLVAPAKINLYLQIVGDRPDGFHELVMVLQSIELADLVTVRAIGTDQIRVHCDHPAVPVDQTNLAYRAAELMMQEFPEMAARFGGVEIDLQKRIPMGAGLAGGSSNAAAVLVGIDLMWNLGLTQWELQELSARLGSDIPFCISGGTALATGRGEQLAPLTSLDHLYVVLAKYRDLPVSTPWAYKTYRQKFGGTYPKSPSEIEAKKARSREMLNAIAHHDFKQIGQHLYNDLELVVLPEFEKIQQIRDQFAKFNPIGTMMSGSGSTVFALAESRSQAEEIRERMRSSIPDSDLDLWVTKLSQCGVHLANS from the coding sequence ATGCGATCGTATTCTCTCGTTGCTCCCGCTAAAATTAATCTCTATCTGCAAATTGTGGGCGATCGCCCCGATGGCTTCCATGAACTCGTCATGGTGCTGCAAAGCATTGAACTGGCGGATTTAGTCACAGTTCGCGCGATCGGCACGGATCAAATTCGGGTTCACTGCGATCATCCGGCAGTTCCGGTCGATCAAACAAATTTGGCATACCGAGCCGCAGAATTGATGATGCAAGAATTTCCTGAAATGGCTGCTCGATTCGGCGGTGTGGAAATTGATTTGCAGAAGCGGATTCCGATGGGGGCAGGCTTGGCAGGCGGATCGAGTAATGCGGCTGCAGTCTTGGTTGGAATTGATCTGATGTGGAATTTGGGGTTAACGCAGTGGGAACTGCAAGAACTTAGCGCCAGACTCGGATCGGATATTCCATTTTGCATTTCAGGCGGGACAGCCTTGGCTACGGGACGAGGAGAGCAGCTTGCACCGCTGACCAGTTTGGATCATCTCTATGTTGTTTTAGCCAAATATCGGGATCTGCCTGTTTCGACCCCTTGGGCGTACAAAACCTATCGGCAAAAGTTTGGTGGCACTTATCCAAAATCGCCATCAGAGATTGAAGCGAAGAAAGCGCGATCGAGAGAAATGCTCAATGCGATCGCTCATCATGATTTCAAACAAATCGGACAGCACTTATACAACGATTTGGAATTGGTCGTGTTACCAGAATTTGAGAAAATTCAACAGATCCGAGATCAGTTTGCGAAGTTTAATCCGATTGGAACGATGATGTCTGGGTCGGGATCGACTGTGTTTGCTTTGGCGGAATCGCGATCGCAAGCAGAAGAAATTCGAGAAAGAATGCGATCGAGTATTCCTGATTCGGATTTAGACCTTTGGGTGACGAAATTAAGCCAGTGCGGTGTTCATCTGGCGAATTCTTAA
- a CDS encoding tryptophan-rich sensory protein produces MQNSERNSPAAPLLQSATLISILAAIVINALSNVFPLRGLNIGAIANQVLGGVLITPANYAFAIWGVIYLGLVSFGIYQVLPAQRHNPRLLKLRAPIIWASIFQIVWVYLFQLQQFWWSVVFMLGILLNLIAAYWWSRFQNTRISREDKWLAQIPIRIYLGWISVATIVNVASALYASQWNGFGIAPSVWTVLMLLIAAAITCAIILQYRDVAFTGVIVWAFLAVAVRQSAQPAIAITALGCAIGLLVLLLLRISKRQTNSLRG; encoded by the coding sequence ATGCAAAATTCTGAGCGCAATTCTCCCGCTGCACCGCTGCTTCAGAGTGCAACATTGATCTCAATTCTCGCGGCGATCGTGATTAATGCGCTTTCCAATGTGTTTCCGCTACGAGGCTTAAATATTGGCGCGATCGCAAATCAGGTTTTAGGCGGAGTTTTGATCACGCCAGCGAATTATGCGTTTGCGATTTGGGGTGTGATTTACCTAGGTTTAGTCAGCTTTGGCATTTATCAAGTGCTTCCGGCTCAGCGTCATAATCCCCGGTTATTGAAATTACGCGCTCCGATCATTTGGGCATCGATTTTTCAGATTGTTTGGGTGTATTTATTTCAACTGCAACAGTTCTGGTGGTCTGTTGTCTTCATGTTGGGGATTTTGTTGAATTTGATTGCTGCATATTGGTGGTCAAGATTTCAAAATACTCGGATTTCACGTGAAGATAAATGGTTGGCTCAGATTCCAATTCGGATTTATCTAGGCTGGATTAGTGTGGCAACGATCGTGAATGTTGCCTCTGCTTTATACGCTTCTCAGTGGAATGGTTTTGGCATTGCGCCGAGTGTGTGGACAGTGTTGATGCTATTGATTGCAGCAGCGATTACTTGTGCGATCATTCTCCAATATCGAGATGTGGCATTTACGGGCGTAATCGTGTGGGCATTTTTAGCAGTTGCGGTGCGTCAATCTGCACAGCCTGCGATCGCGATTACTGCGCTTGGTTGCGCGATCGGGCTTTTAGTGTTGCTGTTGTTGAGAATATCGAAGAGGCAGACAAACTCGCTGCGGGGATGA
- a CDS encoding septal ring lytic transglycosylase RlpA family protein: MNQKLISGLTAALLCSSTVGVTAALAESTQAASQGSKESTEAPRPSSPTVVKMGEEQKVGEQLTPQSQESIAKIHSHEISGRKAATLYVRNIPVVTFLGQSRISSDEVKVGEVADSSTQAAKLKYGASNSQVDTRTPSRQNSSADPVRRATEIAAKLNQLHRDGINADQITVRWNEQKSGDRFVIEANKKTIVAVDPETILPNSTRDPEQDALQVANRLRRLLGNAEPLRQVSNRPQRAPQEVALGPIRFRSQGMASWYGPGFHGNMSASGEVFNQNAMTAAHRTLPFGTLVQVTNLDNGRTVTVRINDRGPFSGGRVIDLSAGAARVLGLVQSGVAPVRLEVRDRIAGN; encoded by the coding sequence ATGAACCAAAAATTGATTAGCGGATTGACTGCCGCGTTACTGTGTTCCAGTACGGTCGGTGTGACCGCCGCCCTTGCGGAGTCCACCCAGGCAGCCAGCCAAGGATCGAAAGAGTCTACTGAGGCTCCCCGACCGTCTTCTCCAACCGTGGTGAAGATGGGCGAAGAACAAAAAGTCGGTGAACAGCTGACCCCCCAAAGCCAGGAATCGATCGCGAAGATTCATTCGCACGAAATCTCTGGGCGTAAAGCCGCTACCCTCTATGTCCGTAATATTCCCGTTGTTACGTTTCTAGGTCAGTCCCGGATTTCCTCAGACGAAGTGAAAGTCGGTGAGGTTGCTGACTCCTCTACCCAAGCCGCGAAACTGAAATACGGTGCGTCTAATTCCCAAGTTGATACTCGCACTCCATCGCGCCAGAATTCCTCTGCTGATCCAGTTAGAAGAGCCACTGAGATCGCAGCAAAATTAAACCAACTCCACCGTGACGGTATTAACGCAGATCAAATCACCGTCCGATGGAACGAACAAAAGTCCGGCGATCGATTTGTGATCGAGGCAAATAAAAAAACGATCGTCGCGGTCGATCCAGAAACGATTCTGCCAAACTCAACGCGCGATCCTGAGCAAGATGCGCTCCAGGTTGCAAATCGTCTCCGCCGATTGCTTGGAAATGCAGAACCCCTGCGCCAAGTGTCGAATCGTCCGCAACGTGCTCCTCAAGAAGTGGCTCTCGGTCCCATTCGGTTCCGCTCTCAGGGGATGGCGTCTTGGTATGGACCTGGCTTTCACGGCAATATGAGCGCGAGTGGTGAAGTGTTCAATCAGAACGCGATGACCGCGGCTCATCGAACTTTGCCCTTTGGTACGCTGGTGCAAGTAACCAATTTAGACAATGGTCGAACAGTGACAGTGCGGATTAACGATCGTGGACCGTTCTCCGGTGGTCGCGTGATTGATTTGTCTGCAGGTGCGGCTCGTGTGCTCGGATTAGTTCAAAGCGGCGTTGCTCCCGTTCGCCTTGAAGTTCGAGACAGAATTGCAGGAAATTAG
- a CDS encoding UPF0175 family protein, whose product MQITIEIPDILGNQLQTNPGNLERKMLELCVIEAYRNAWISSGKARELLGFSTRLELDAFFKQRAVDLNYDLSDLKKDLDTLETLQSEGNLATP is encoded by the coding sequence ATGCAAATTACAATCGAGATTCCTGACATCCTGGGAAATCAGCTACAAACCAACCCAGGAAATTTAGAGCGAAAGATGCTCGAACTTTGCGTTATTGAAGCTTATCGAAACGCATGGATTAGCTCAGGCAAAGCGAGAGAACTCCTTGGATTTTCAACGCGGTTGGAACTTGATGCTTTCTTCAAGCAGCGAGCGGTTGATCTCAATTACGATCTGTCTGATTTAAAGAAGGATCTAGACACGCTAGAAACCCTTCAATCAGAAGGTAATCTAGCTACACCATGA
- a CDS encoding NAD(P)H-quinone oxidoreductase subunit H, which produces MAMIETKTEPMVLNMGPHHPSMHGVMRLIVTLDGENVVDCEPVIGYLHRGMEKIAENRTNIMFVPYVSRWDYAAGMFNEAITVNAPEQLAGIPVPKRASYIRMIMLELNRIANHLLWLGPFMADVGAQTPFFYIFRERELIYDLWEAATGYRMVNHNYFRIGGVAADLPYGWVDKCLDFCDYFMPKVDEYEKLITDNPIFRRRVDGIGVITREDAINWSLSGPMLRASGVNWDLRKVDKYERYDELDWDVHWETAGDCFARYLVRIREMRESVKIIRQAIKGLPGGPFENLEAKRMLEGPKSDWNGPDYQFIGKKIAPTFKIPKGEHYVRLESGKGELGVFIMGEDHIFPWRFKVRAADFNNVQILPYLVKGMKVADIVTILGSIDIIMGSVDR; this is translated from the coding sequence ATGGCAATGATCGAAACCAAAACAGAACCCATGGTTCTCAACATGGGTCCGCATCACCCCTCCATGCACGGGGTAATGCGCTTAATCGTCACGCTCGACGGCGAGAACGTGGTCGATTGCGAACCTGTCATTGGCTATCTTCATCGCGGCATGGAGAAAATCGCCGAAAACCGTACCAACATTATGTTCGTGCCTTATGTTAGCCGTTGGGACTACGCGGCAGGCATGTTCAACGAAGCCATCACGGTCAATGCTCCCGAACAACTCGCTGGGATCCCCGTTCCGAAACGCGCCAGCTACATCCGGATGATCATGCTGGAATTGAACCGGATCGCAAATCACCTCCTGTGGCTTGGTCCGTTTATGGCAGATGTCGGCGCACAAACTCCTTTCTTCTACATCTTCCGCGAACGCGAACTGATCTACGACCTGTGGGAAGCAGCAACAGGCTACCGCATGGTTAACCACAACTACTTTAGAATCGGCGGTGTTGCTGCGGATCTGCCGTACGGTTGGGTGGATAAGTGCTTAGACTTCTGCGACTATTTCATGCCGAAAGTCGATGAATACGAGAAGCTGATTACTGATAATCCAATCTTCCGTCGTCGTGTCGATGGTATTGGAGTCATCACTCGCGAAGATGCTATTAACTGGAGCTTATCCGGTCCAATGCTGCGCGCCTCTGGCGTGAACTGGGACTTGCGGAAAGTTGACAAATACGAGCGCTATGACGAGCTAGATTGGGATGTGCATTGGGAAACCGCAGGAGATTGCTTTGCGCGTTACCTAGTGCGGATTCGCGAAATGCGTGAGTCCGTCAAAATCATCAGACAAGCAATTAAAGGCTTGCCAGGTGGACCATTTGAGAATTTGGAAGCGAAGCGGATGCTCGAAGGTCCCAAATCTGACTGGAATGGACCCGATTATCAATTCATTGGTAAGAAGATCGCACCGACATTCAAGATCCCCAAAGGAGAACACTACGTTCGACTCGAAAGCGGCAAAGGCGAATTGGGTGTCTTCATCATGGGAGAGGATCATATCTTCCCGTGGCGCTTCAAAGTTCGGGCAGCAGACTTCAACAACGTGCAGATTCTCCCCTACTTGGTCAAGGGCATGAAGGTGGCAGATATCGTTACGATTCTCGGTAGTATCGACATCATTATGGGATCAGTCGATCGCTAA
- a CDS encoding NACHT domain-containing protein has product MTIDPISQAVITNLIKLAIETGWKQAGNQIDKKIQQQVGHAIEEYVRTYEKRHCTLKYDCLRMDNSQTLEEIYTDVQVLNTRESRRFESPEALKELFLETGRGFIFEKTTRQEGIAVANLEPRLMVLGSPGIGKSTFLRKVGLEALKWETARYRHELIPVFIELKQFGDQHSEIEKLIAEEFETCGFPNADVFTQNLLKAGKLLILLDGLDEVPTAYVDRAISQIGTFVDKYDKNHFIASCRIAAYKGGFPRFKDVTMANFNDSQMQTFVQQWFRREPKVAEQYWQLLDSSEYKAVKELGQTPLLLTLLCAVYDESQSLPKRRSALYGEALEVWLKKWAAERRVHRDPIYQDLNLQLEQVLLSEIAYQSFAEDQLFFSKRELTDQIRAFLVGNLNAPKHLDAEKVLNAIQVQQGILVERARDTFSFSHLTFQEYLTAQYIVDEQQLETLVTNHLMDRRWREVFFLVTGLVRSADVLLNLMRAKTQELLYTDKLKGLIRWTNAVTTGSAGDFKPAVMRVITLFYALALDSSLTPNCCIALVLALDRYCALNFTLDGALTLDGVIENSITLNHIKVFASINFQVLVNQLEAMKDSVPSDDASLEERRVFISQLRHIWYDALHLNPKLLKLSQEERQSLENYLYANELMIRCKEAALRVSPQVWDAIESRMLTVSDDEIDL; this is encoded by the coding sequence ATGACGATCGATCCTATCTCGCAGGCAGTGATTACGAATCTGATCAAACTTGCGATCGAGACGGGCTGGAAACAAGCTGGCAACCAAATTGATAAGAAAATCCAGCAGCAAGTGGGTCATGCGATCGAAGAGTATGTCCGAACGTATGAAAAGCGACACTGTACGCTGAAATATGATTGTCTGCGAATGGATAATTCGCAGACTTTGGAAGAGATCTACACTGATGTCCAGGTTTTGAATACTCGTGAGAGTCGTCGGTTTGAAAGTCCTGAAGCGTTGAAAGAATTGTTTCTAGAGACGGGGCGAGGATTTATTTTTGAGAAAACGACTCGACAAGAAGGTATTGCGGTCGCAAATCTTGAGCCTCGATTGATGGTGCTAGGAAGTCCGGGAATTGGCAAATCGACTTTTCTCAGGAAGGTTGGACTGGAAGCGCTGAAGTGGGAAACGGCAAGGTATCGACATGAATTGATTCCGGTATTTATCGAGTTAAAGCAGTTTGGGGATCAACATAGTGAGATTGAAAAGCTGATTGCTGAAGAGTTTGAGACTTGTGGTTTTCCCAATGCGGACGTGTTTACGCAGAATCTTTTGAAAGCAGGGAAGCTTTTGATTTTGCTGGATGGTTTGGATGAAGTGCCGACCGCTTATGTCGATCGAGCGATCAGCCAAATTGGAACATTTGTTGATAAGTACGACAAAAATCATTTCATTGCATCCTGTCGAATTGCTGCCTATAAAGGAGGATTCCCGCGATTCAAAGATGTGACGATGGCGAACTTTAATGATTCGCAGATGCAGACTTTTGTGCAGCAGTGGTTTCGACGAGAGCCGAAAGTGGCAGAGCAGTATTGGCAATTACTCGATAGTTCAGAGTACAAAGCAGTCAAAGAACTTGGTCAAACGCCTTTGCTCTTAACCTTGCTTTGTGCCGTTTATGACGAATCGCAGAGCTTACCGAAACGAAGATCAGCGCTGTATGGTGAAGCATTGGAAGTTTGGCTGAAGAAATGGGCAGCAGAACGACGAGTTCACCGCGATCCGATCTATCAAGACTTGAATCTTCAGCTAGAACAAGTTTTACTATCTGAGATCGCTTATCAAAGCTTTGCCGAAGATCAGCTATTTTTCTCAAAGCGAGAACTAACTGATCAGATTCGAGCTTTTCTTGTGGGCAATTTGAATGCACCCAAGCATCTTGATGCAGAAAAGGTATTGAATGCAATTCAAGTACAGCAAGGAATTTTAGTTGAACGCGCTAGAGATACTTTCTCATTCTCACATCTAACTTTTCAGGAGTATCTCACCGCTCAATACATTGTGGATGAGCAGCAATTAGAAACCCTGGTAACGAATCATTTGATGGATAGACGTTGGCGTGAGGTTTTCTTTCTTGTAACAGGTCTAGTGAGAAGCGCGGATGTGCTTCTAAACCTTATGAGAGCTAAAACACAAGAATTGCTGTATACAGACAAACTTAAAGGACTGATCAGATGGACAAATGCAGTAACAACTGGATCAGCAGGTGATTTTAAGCCAGCAGTTATGAGAGTCATTACACTTTTCTATGCACTAGCCCTTGACTCCTCCCTCACTCCTAATTGCTGTATAGCCCTTGTTCTTGCCCTCGATCGCTACTGCGCTCTAAATTTCACCCTCGACGGTGCTCTTACCCTTGATGGAGTGATTGAGAACTCTATCACCCTTAACCACATCAAAGTCTTTGCCTCTATCAATTTTCAAGTCTTGGTCAATCAACTTGAAGCGATGAAAGACTCTGTTCCAAGCGACGATGCTTCATTAGAGGAGCGTCGAGTTTTTATTAGTCAACTTCGACACATCTGGTATGACGCTCTCCACCTTAATCCTAAGTTGCTTAAACTATCCCAGGAAGAGAGACAATCTCTCGAAAACTATCTCTACGCCAACGAACTGATGATTCGCTGCAAAGAAGCTGCCTTGCGAGTGTCGCCGCAGGTGTGGGACGCGATCGAATCCCGAATGCTAACCGTCAGCGATGATGAAATTGACTTGTAA
- a CDS encoding DUF3368 domain-containing protein, translating to MIVISDTSPLCYLLLIDLIDLLPELYDRIVIPEIIRDELAAPKSPAIVQAWIAQPPSWLEIRAVTTSNTLSADALDPGERDAIVLAEELQADLILLDDQAARAVATQRGLAIVGVLGILVKAGQQGKIDFPTAISRLQQTTFRASASLIQTLIDQFEQL from the coding sequence ATGATCGTTATCTCTGACACTTCCCCTCTTTGCTATCTCTTACTGATTGATTTGATTGACTTACTCCCAGAGTTGTACGATCGCATCGTAATTCCCGAAATAATTCGAGATGAATTAGCCGCCCCCAAATCTCCTGCAATTGTTCAAGCCTGGATCGCCCAACCTCCAAGCTGGTTAGAAATCAGAGCAGTTACAACCTCAAACACTCTGTCCGCTGATGCACTTGACCCAGGAGAACGAGACGCGATCGTATTAGCTGAAGAACTGCAAGCCGACTTAATTCTCCTTGACGATCAAGCTGCAAGAGCGGTTGCGACACAAAGAGGCTTAGCGATCGTAGGAGTTTTAGGCATCTTAGTCAAAGCAGGTCAACAAGGAAAAATTGATTTTCCAACTGCGATTTCTCGACTGCAACAAACAACCTTCCGTGCTTCTGCGAGTCTAATCCAAACATTAATCGATCAATTTGAACAGCTGTAA
- the purM gene encoding phosphoribosylformylglycinamidine cyclo-ligase: MDYREAGVDVEAGRAFVDRIRDSVKRTYRSEVLGGLGGFSGLFQLPSGYQEPILVSGTDGVGTKLKLAHQLDVHNTVGIDLVAMCVNDVLTCGAEPLFFLDYVATGKLLPDQLADVVDGIAQGCELSGCALMGGETAEMPGFYQPNEYDLAGFCVGIVEKGRILDGSRVKVGDVAIGLASSGVHSNGFSLVRKIVVDRGFDWSDRPSDLGGATLGEVLLTPTQLYVKPILAALKAGIEIHGMAHITGGGLPENLPRCLAPNQTVEIDPHAWEILPIFHWLASQGNVAPNAMFNTFNMGIGYVVIVPEESVDRTLEFFTTHELKPSRIGTVVPGSGELLGLPE; the protein is encoded by the coding sequence ATGGATTACCGGGAAGCAGGAGTTGATGTTGAAGCAGGACGGGCGTTTGTTGATCGCATTCGCGATTCTGTCAAGCGTACTTATCGTTCTGAGGTTTTAGGAGGCTTAGGTGGATTCAGCGGGTTATTTCAATTACCGTCTGGATATCAAGAGCCGATCTTAGTTTCAGGAACGGACGGAGTTGGGACGAAGCTAAAATTGGCACATCAACTCGATGTTCACAATACGGTTGGCATTGACTTAGTGGCGATGTGTGTGAACGATGTGTTGACCTGTGGAGCCGAACCATTATTTTTCCTCGATTATGTGGCGACGGGAAAATTGCTACCGGATCAGCTTGCCGATGTCGTGGATGGAATTGCCCAAGGGTGTGAGTTGTCAGGATGTGCCCTGATGGGGGGCGAGACGGCGGAGATGCCCGGTTTTTACCAGCCGAATGAGTATGATTTGGCTGGATTTTGTGTTGGCATTGTTGAAAAGGGCCGAATTTTAGATGGCTCGCGTGTGAAAGTTGGCGATGTCGCGATCGGGCTTGCGAGTTCAGGCGTTCATAGCAATGGGTTTAGTTTGGTACGGAAAATCGTGGTCGATCGTGGATTTGATTGGAGCGATCGACCGAGTGATTTGGGCGGTGCGACTTTAGGTGAAGTTTTACTCACACCGACTCAGCTTTATGTCAAACCGATCTTGGCAGCATTGAAAGCCGGAATTGAGATTCATGGCATGGCGCACATTACGGGAGGCGGTTTGCCAGAGAATTTGCCGCGCTGTTTAGCGCCCAATCAAACGGTTGAAATTGATCCCCATGCTTGGGAAATTTTACCGATTTTTCATTGGTTAGCGAGTCAGGGCAATGTTGCACCCAATGCCATGTTTAATACTTTTAATATGGGGATTGGTTATGTTGTGATTGTTCCAGAAGAAAGTGTCGATCGTACTTTGGAATTTTTCACAACTCACGAGTTGAAACCATCAAGAATTGGAACAGTCGTTCCAGGTTCGGGTGAACTATTAGGATTACCGGAATAA
- a CDS encoding class I SAM-dependent methyltransferase, whose translation MDLALYCPQLGYYTRQREKIGAKGDFFTSSHLSFDFGELLAEQLIDMWQVLGQPNPFTVVEMGAGQGLLAVDILRYLERRDLDCFSALSYLILEKSAAHVIEQRQRLGRWIEKGARIDWTTIENIPESSIVGCFFSNELVDAFPVHLVTVQDHQLKEIYVELIDNRFSETIAELSSERLAKYFEFVGVDVSGYAEGYRTEVNLAALDWMDAIAKRLKSGFVLTIDYGYSATRYYNPMRSGGTLQCYYQHSHHNDPYIYVGEQDITAHVNFTALQLQGELSGLQTVGLTQQGLFLMALGLGDRLSQLTLTEPTSSEDLQNRLQRRDALHQLMNPMGLGGFEVLIQSKGLNADIKLKGLTHD comes from the coding sequence ATGGATCTTGCGCTGTATTGCCCGCAATTGGGCTATTACACGCGACAGCGCGAGAAAATTGGGGCGAAGGGTGATTTTTTCACTTCGTCCCATTTGTCTTTTGATTTTGGGGAATTGCTGGCGGAACAGTTGATCGACATGTGGCAGGTCTTGGGTCAGCCGAATCCATTCACTGTAGTGGAAATGGGTGCGGGTCAAGGATTGCTGGCTGTGGATATTTTGCGATATCTAGAGCGCCGAGATTTAGATTGTTTTTCTGCGCTGTCTTATTTAATCCTTGAGAAGTCGGCAGCCCATGTGATTGAACAGCGGCAGCGATTAGGACGTTGGATTGAAAAAGGCGCACGTATTGATTGGACGACGATCGAGAATATTCCAGAATCGTCGATCGTGGGATGTTTCTTTTCCAACGAATTAGTCGATGCCTTTCCAGTACATTTGGTGACGGTTCAGGATCATCAACTGAAAGAAATTTATGTTGAACTCATCGATAACAGATTCAGTGAAACGATCGCTGAGCTTTCAAGCGAGAGATTAGCGAAGTATTTTGAGTTTGTGGGCGTTGATGTTTCTGGCTATGCAGAGGGATATCGAACCGAAGTCAATTTAGCTGCGCTCGATTGGATGGATGCGATTGCGAAACGGCTAAAATCTGGGTTCGTTTTAACGATCGACTATGGATATTCAGCGACGCGGTATTACAATCCTATGCGATCAGGGGGAACATTGCAATGCTACTACCAACATAGCCATCACAACGATCCATATATATATGTGGGAGAACAAGATATTACGGCTCATGTGAATTTCACGGCGCTGCAATTACAGGGAGAATTGTCAGGATTGCAGACTGTGGGATTAACTCAGCAAGGTTTATTTTTAATGGCGTTAGGCTTGGGCGATCGATTATCGCAATTGACTCTCACCGAACCGACCAGTAGCGAGGATTTACAAAATCGATTGCAGCGCCGCGACGCATTGCATCAACTGATGAATCCAATGGGATTAGGTGGATTTGAGGTTTTGATTCAGAGCAAAGGGCTAAATGCAGACATCAAACTAAAAGGGCTAACCCATGATTGA
- the rsmA gene encoding 16S rRNA (adenine(1518)-N(6)/adenine(1519)-N(6))-dimethyltransferase RsmA gives MPKARKQFGQHWLKSEKALAKIVSAAELNESDRVLEIGPGTGILTRQLLSQAQAVVAVEIDRDLCPILVQKFGQFENFVLLQGDFLTLDIDELLEPFPAFQQPRKVVANIPYNITGPILEKLLGTIAAPNPQPFESIVLLLQKEVALRICGNPNSSHYGALSIRVQYLADAEFICDVPAKAFSPPPKVDSAVIRLKPRAIELPANDPRKLETLVKLGFASRRKMLRNNLKSLIEVEELNQLLERLNLNPQARAEDLSVEEWVTLSNAFVS, from the coding sequence GTGCCAAAAGCGAGAAAACAGTTTGGGCAACATTGGCTAAAGAGTGAGAAAGCTTTAGCCAAAATTGTCAGTGCCGCTGAATTGAACGAAAGCGATCGCGTTTTAGAAATTGGGCCAGGAACGGGGATTTTAACGCGGCAATTATTATCGCAAGCTCAGGCAGTCGTTGCGGTTGAAATTGATCGAGATTTGTGCCCGATTTTAGTTCAAAAGTTTGGGCAATTTGAGAATTTCGTCTTACTTCAAGGCGATTTTCTCACACTCGATATTGATGAATTATTAGAGCCTTTTCCAGCATTTCAGCAGCCTCGAAAAGTCGTTGCTAATATTCCGTATAACATTACAGGTCCAATTCTCGAAAAGTTGCTAGGTACGATCGCGGCTCCGAATCCGCAGCCTTTTGAATCGATCGTCTTGCTGCTTCAAAAAGAAGTGGCGTTAAGAATTTGCGGGAATCCCAATTCGAGTCATTACGGAGCATTATCGATTCGGGTGCAGTATTTGGCAGATGCAGAATTTATCTGTGATGTGCCAGCAAAGGCATTTTCACCTCCTCCGAAAGTCGATTCGGCAGTGATTCGTCTGAAGCCAAGAGCGATCGAGCTTCCTGCAAATGATCCGAGAAAATTAGAGACGCTTGTGAAACTAGGATTTGCAAGTCGGCGGAAAATGCTGCGGAACAATTTGAAGAGCTTAATTGAGGTTGAAGAGTTGAATCAATTGCTTGAGCGTTTGAATCTCAATCCTCAAGCAAGAGCCGAAGATTTGAGCGTGGAAGAATGGGTGACATTGAGCAATGCCTTTGTTAGTTGA